One genomic window of Cricetulus griseus strain 17A/GY chromosome 3, alternate assembly CriGri-PICRH-1.0, whole genome shotgun sequence includes the following:
- the LOC100773783 gene encoding LOW QUALITY PROTEIN: uncharacterized protein LOC100773783 isoform X2 (The sequence of the model RefSeq protein was modified relative to this genomic sequence to represent the inferred CDS: substituted 1 base at 1 genomic stop codon) — MSFRSQVILSTQTLVGASSTIKFFTEAIMGHQFQEVELDKDEPQPGDLFLFKLQSPRAQWFGAHVGVYCGHGEIIHFEDVVALTLXSWSVVFEKLWTQILLPIILLAATVCTLH; from the exons ATGAGCTTCAGATCCCAG gtCATTTTATCAACCCAG ACCCTGGTAGGGGCATCCAGTACCATCAAGTTCTTCACTGAGGCAATCATGGGTCATCAGTTCCAAGAAGTGGAGTTAGACAAAGATGAACCTCAACCTGGAGACCTTTTCCTGTTCAAGTTGCAGTCTCCTAGGGCACAGTGGTTCGGGGCCCACGTGGGTGTTTACTGTGGCCACGGAGAGATCATACACTTTGAGG ACGTGGTGGCATTAACCCTGTAGAGCTGGAGTGTCGTGTTCGAGAAGCTATGGACTCAGATCCTCCTCCCTATCATCCTACTAGCAGCAACTGTGTGCACTTTGCACTGA